aaaataaataaaataacaataaacttttaaaatgtcAGTGGAAATTTCGGTTGCATCCACCCTAATAccgtgcgcctttgtagaaaaacaaaagttatttataatctaataaagtaaatgcatcaacggcctatcaaaactatatcaCGGCAAATGATTCGTTGTTGatttctcaaatcaacatgccaagcatgggtCGAGGTTCCAGTGTCAGcgcttgcgttttaaaatgacttaactccttaaaactaTACAAGGTTATAAACTACACAGCggagatacaaatatacaaggaaggacacaaggcctcataacaaaacatatacaaccaaagtttataaaagataaacaagaactacaaaatcgaaagataactgTATGATACAGGTTATGCTTCGGCctaatcactctcccccaatgcaaggcaatgcaaaagaagctccattATCTGTTACACTTGTCtttgatcctcctgctgcttgacacaaacataaacacaaacatgtacacgttattaactagcatcaaatataataaggccagctactagataacattatattatacaacaacataagatgatttcattagacacaagcacagatagtaatcgtttatcgtccacttatacttcttaatctcattacgttCTTTCCAACctgaaccatgtgttcttggggtagaatgcaggtcttcacactcctcttctcaaaacataaactcttgcaaaacacgcgtagtatcaactcaaccaaggcattaacagagtacctaacacatgaccttatagagcttgtctatcttagaataagtgtgatcatagtccaTCTTTGGGACTGGTAACTCCCTtaaggtaacttaacttaggtgcacttctcactagcataaactactctatcattgaataaattttctatcaatgagtaaacgttctatcaatgtgtaagctttctatgaaTGAATAAACATTCTATCGATGAGTAATATTCTATTTGTGGATCTTTTCTccacttcatggcatagtgacaaggCTAAGGGTGTTATCGACCATCCGGTGCCCATGGCAAAATATGAGCTCttaccccctccagctgaccctctcgggtcccaCCTTCGGGAAAAAAACTAACACGCTGGGATACAAAAACcagaagaggccaccatattggggtttgcaaggcccgcatggtaacacctcggttaAGGGGCgatatcggccatccggcgcccaatgacaaaagtatgctctaGCCCtcttacggtgatcccgtcggatacTCACccaggggactattaaatcaatcggacataatccagttgagtcacgccagctaatcataatctaataatttatcaaatgggaataactcccactttcgactattaatgagcgccttGGGATAGCAGAACGCCAAAACCTACTgagcaactcaaacaaaatatgaaattcacctataaaggagtcattctaactccaagtaaggcataatcgaACTCTTAAATAAATTAGGGGGTGGTCCCCGCATTCTACTAACAttctaacactctcattctctaaactattctaagcgcaaagATTTCATAGTTGATAACTCTTCATATACAATGTATTCACTAGTTACTcgtagtttcgatacaatgcattttatcataatgaacaataatattttagagCACTATAAGTTAAGCTCTAGCAATAATTACTTCACataataattttatcaaacatcatTCTAAGAATGAGAAAAAAATGCAAGCTCTTTTATCTTCAATCATCCTATTTGATGAATTAAATCCTCAACTAGGAAGTGCAGAACAATTTCTTTCACCTGCATCGAACCCAATTCCTATAAGATGACTCAACTATAGAGCCCATGAAAAGTGAAACTCTAAATAAGCATGTTACTTTTGGTTATTTACGACCTCAAATGGAAGTTCATTTTGCATCCCCAAAATCCTAACTCAGAGTGCATTTCTCCATTCATGATGATCATCTATGCCGCACATCCTAGTAGctaaatcaacaatcatacgCGGAACTCCACCACACCTATCGACAAGTAAACTAGGACTGCGACCAAGGGAAGAAAGTGATACTTTCTCCAGATTAGCTTCCTTGATGAATAATTCGTATGCTTCATCCTTTGGCAGGGTATCAACTTTGACAGCTTTAAAATGAGCCAGCGCTCTCCATCCAAAGGTAAACCTAGTAGTTAATACCAGCTTGAACTTGCTGCCTTCTACTGGAACTAGATCAATTCCAACCTGATCTAAAGAAAAATCTTTTCCTAGAGCACCATCTAAGAAAAGTACACAACTACCAAGACTTGCAAGTTTATCTGACAGTTTTCTAGCCCTTGCATTCAAGTCATTATCACTAGTCAGATCACAGTTTACCAAAGCAGCAACAACATCCTGCACACATTTGATAGTAAACTGATTTGGAATTGTGACCCAAATCAcattatcaaacttctcaaCACACCGTAACGCACTATTGTGCAAGTGTTTCATCAAAAAAGTCTTGCCAACTCCTTCTACCCCGTGAATGACAATCCTCCCAACCTTATCTTCTTGCAAAAGAAGCTCAAGTTGCTTCAAAGTATTTGAAGCTACTTGACCAACTACAGGTTTCACCGGTAAATAAGAGCTACGACATAAGCTTCTTGCATCACGCAAGAGATCCCTAATGAGCACATCACCTTTTCTGTTATGGATTTCCAAATCACTAACCAATTTTCCAACGCCCCATACTATCTTCACACTCATAAACAGACTTTTCCAACCCCCAATTTGTCCTAACAAGTACTTCACGCTCTTCTCTAGAGCCTGCCCTTTAGACATCCAACGGCTAAGATCTTCATTACCTAATTTTGGATTCTTAACACGGTGAATACGAGAAGATAACATATCTCCAACATCATGTATCCTGGCAATTAAGTATTCAGTTTGATCCTCAAGAACCCTTAATTTCTCATCAAGAAAAAATCCCACAACTAACATGGCCAGATATAATAGACCGATCAAAGCCCAAATTATTGTGATGATGTCCATAGTTAGAAAAATACTCCCTGTACAAAATTCAGCAACTCAAAGATCTATCTTTCACTTTTATAGCAGAATACTCCTCAATCTAACTTTGAAACCCCACCTCCCAAACAAACACAAAAATACCAAATTCCAACACCCCCCAATTCCAAGATATCTACAATACAACGAATAATATTTAAGCAATCACTCAAAAGTTAACAACAATCCCCACTAAATCCCCAATAAATTACTACCaaaacaagttaggaaaataatagaatgacaaaatatgaaaaaaggGGGAAAACTCCTAACCTTGGGAATGTAAAATAAGAATATTGAGCAGAGACACAAAgattgattaagaatgaacgggTGTGATGTTGAGAAATTTAAAAGGTCAGTAAGAGTATGAATTTGAGGTTTTTGAGGAATTTCCAGTATCGAACATAAAGAAGTTGTTGTTAATCCTTTTTTGCCTCTGATAGTTCCTTCCGAGCAGTTTCCTTTCATTACTTACAGTCATCATCAAGTCTAGAAATTAGGGGCTCCTTCATCCTcgtaatgttcattgttcacacTTCACAAGTCCGCCTTTTCTTTAGATTCGGTCGTGCATATTCAGCTTTACTCGATCTatcttgtttcttcttcttaAGCCTTGTCATGGTTTTCATGAGCGGAATACAGTACGATGACGATGATGGTGACGATGATAACTCTCTTGTTCTTTAAATTTCGGAAATATTGTCTTAATTAATATCACCTATTGTCCATATATTGTAATAAATCCAtacaattgattattttaataataatctaatttttatatgttgaaatttaattgacactaaaaaaaaagttactccctccgttttcatATGATCTTCttaaatagaatttacgaattttagtgtcaaactttgattataatttctcatCGATTTTATGAAAATACATATGTATGTGGGATTttgataga
The Amaranthus tricolor cultivar Red isolate AtriRed21 chromosome 11, ASM2621246v1, whole genome shotgun sequence DNA segment above includes these coding regions:
- the LOC130827317 gene encoding disease resistance protein At4g27190-like — translated: MDIITIIWALIGLLYLAMLVVGFFLDEKLRVLEDQTEYLIARIHDVGDMLSSRIHRVKNPKLGNEDLSRWMSKGQALEKSVKYLLGQIGGWKSLFMSVKIVWGVGKLVSDLEIHNRKGDVLIRDLLRDARSLCRSSYLPVKPVVGQVASNTLKQLELLLQEDKVGRIVIHGVEGVGKTFLMKHLHNSALRCVEKFDNVIWVTIPNQFTIKCVQDVVAALVNCDLTSDNDLNARARKLSDKLASLGSCVLFLDGALGKDFSLDQVGIDLVPVEGSKFKLVLTTRFTFGWRALAHFKAVKVDTLPKDEAYELFIKEANLEKVSLSSLGRSPSLLVDRCGGVPRMIVDLATRMCGIDDHHEWRNAL